The following coding sequences are from one Terriglobales bacterium window:
- the trmFO gene encoding methylenetetrahydrofolate--tRNA-(uracil(54)-C(5))-methyltransferase (FADH(2)-oxidizing) TrmFO: MKPETAVRIIGAGLAGSEAAWQLARRGLAVVLCEMRPARPTPAHQSADFAELVCSNSLKSDAPNTAPWLLKEEMRRAGSLLMRLAAETAVPAGHALAVDRAAFAARVTEALSREPLIAVRREEVTWIDEDGGLTVVATGPLTSDALSQEIARLSGSAHLYFYDSISPIVEADSIDMARVYKAARYGKGTADYINCPMTREEYDRFYDALVAAESVAGHDWEKLNYFEGCLPIEELARRGRDTLRFGPMKPVGLLDPGGRQPWAVVQLRQENLRADSYNLVGFQNHLKFGEQARVLRLIPGLENARFLRFGQIHRNTYINGPALLGESLQMKAHPRVLFGGQISGVEGYVESIATGLMAGMHAAALAQGAEPVPPPRATAFGSLVHYITHADAANFQPANITFDLLPPLGEKVRDRGERHRRQCERALRDFEGWLAACGRTLTVAPNH, translated from the coding sequence GTGAAACCTGAGACTGCAGTTCGGATCATCGGCGCCGGCCTGGCAGGCAGCGAGGCGGCGTGGCAACTGGCGCGCCGCGGCCTGGCGGTCGTGCTCTGCGAGATGCGCCCCGCACGCCCCACCCCCGCGCATCAGAGCGCCGACTTCGCCGAGTTGGTCTGCTCCAACTCGCTGAAGTCCGACGCGCCCAACACCGCTCCCTGGCTGCTCAAGGAGGAGATGAGGCGCGCCGGGTCGCTCTTGATGCGCCTGGCCGCCGAGACCGCCGTCCCCGCCGGCCACGCCCTGGCGGTGGACCGCGCCGCCTTCGCCGCCCGCGTGACCGAGGCCCTCTCCCGCGAGCCCCTCATCGCCGTGCGCCGCGAGGAGGTCACTTGGATCGACGAGGACGGAGGCCTCACGGTCGTGGCCACCGGCCCGCTCACCTCGGACGCGCTCTCCCAGGAGATCGCGCGCCTATCCGGCAGCGCGCACCTCTACTTCTACGACTCCATCTCGCCCATCGTGGAGGCCGACTCCATCGACATGGCGCGCGTCTACAAGGCGGCCCGCTACGGCAAGGGCACCGCCGACTACATCAACTGCCCCATGACCCGCGAGGAGTACGACCGCTTCTACGATGCGCTGGTGGCGGCCGAATCCGTCGCCGGCCACGACTGGGAGAAGCTCAACTACTTCGAGGGCTGCCTGCCCATCGAGGAACTGGCGCGGCGCGGGCGCGATACCTTGCGCTTCGGCCCGATGAAGCCGGTGGGGCTGCTCGATCCCGGCGGCCGCCAGCCCTGGGCCGTGGTCCAATTGCGCCAGGAGAACCTGCGCGCCGACAGCTACAACCTGGTCGGCTTCCAGAACCACCTCAAGTTCGGCGAACAGGCGCGCGTGCTGCGGCTGATCCCCGGGCTGGAGAACGCGCGCTTCCTGCGCTTCGGGCAGATCCATCGCAACACCTACATCAACGGCCCCGCCCTGCTGGGCGAGAGCCTGCAGATGAAGGCGCACCCGCGCGTGCTCTTTGGCGGGCAGATCTCCGGGGTCGAGGGCTACGTGGAGTCCATCGCCACCGGGCTGATGGCCGGGATGCACGCCGCCGCCCTGGCCCAAGGTGCGGAACCGGTGCCGCCGCCCCGCGCGACCGCCTTCGGCTCTCTCGTCCACTACATCACGCACGCCGACGCGGCCAACTTCCAGCCTGCCAACATCACCTTCGACCTGCTG